A genomic window from Periophthalmus magnuspinnatus isolate fPerMag1 chromosome 16, fPerMag1.2.pri, whole genome shotgun sequence includes:
- the nudt17 gene encoding nucleoside diphosphate-linked moiety X motif 17 isoform X2 — protein METLRRVLVFVAKDRSSPQKVQFLQRPSFCPIKHLSITEAAAIPLDVRQRGVDVGVAILLQSSDQRLLLTRRAKHLRIFPNVWVPPGGHIEPDETVLEAGLRELKEETGLHLEQDQVHTRILGLWESVFPAMLSRGLPQRHHIVVYILLMTPRDHQQLQEDLSPSALEVSACLWAEPRLIRAALSKEDYSKDSVRAYEVSLEGSLKGVSIPVSVFKTSAPDHGPDLERISTGTKYALRLWLQDLTGPETGLDLNPDWS, from the exons ATGGAGACCCTGCGCAGAGTCCTGGTGTTTGTGGCCAAAGACCGGTCCAGTCCTCAGAAAGTCCAGTTCCTGCAG AGACCATCCTTCTGTCCGATCAAGCACCTCTCCATCACAGAGGCTGCTGCAATCCCACTGGACGTCAGGCAGAGGGGAGTGGATGTGGGAGTGGCCATTCTGCTGCAGTCGTCCGATCAGAGGCTTCTCCTGACACGACGAGCTAAACACCTGAGAATCTTCCCCAACGTCTGGGTCCCCCCAg GTGGACATATTGAACCAGACGAGACG GTCCTGGAGGCTGGACTCCGGGAGCTGAAAGAGGAAACTGGACTCCATCTGGAGCAAGACCAGGTTCATACCCGGATCCTGGGACTTTGGGAG TCGGTGTTTCCTGCGATGTTGAGCAGAGGACTTCCTCAGAGACATCACATCGTGGTCTACATCCTCCTCATGACCCCCAGAGACCACCAGCAACTGCAG GAGGACCTGAGTCCATCGGCACTGGAGGTGAGTGCCTgtctgtgggcggagcctcgtctGATCCGAGCCGCTTTGTCCAAAGAGGACTACAGCAAAGACTCAGTCAG GGCCTATGAGGTCTCGCTGGAGGGGTCTCTCAAGGGAGTCTCGATCCCAGTCTCGGTCTTCAAGACCTCGGCTCCGGATCATGGACCGGATCTGGAGAGGATCAGCACTGGGACCAAGTATGCCCTGAGACTGTGGCTCCAGGACCTAACCGGACCTGAGACTGGACTGGATCTGAATCCGGACTGGAGCTAA
- the nudt17 gene encoding nucleoside diphosphate-linked moiety X motif 17 isoform X1 yields METLRRVLVFVAKDRSSPQKVQFLQSVVGLLDSADDELKVNFKLEQNQFILIKDSSPQQVPLRRPSFCPIKHLSITEAAAIPLDVRQRGVDVGVAILLQSSDQRLLLTRRAKHLRIFPNVWVPPGGHIEPDETVLEAGLRELKEETGLHLEQDQVHTRILGLWESVFPAMLSRGLPQRHHIVVYILLMTPRDHQQLQEDLSPSALEVSACLWAEPRLIRAALSKEDYSKDSVRAYEVSLEGSLKGVSIPVSVFKTSAPDHGPDLERISTGTKYALRLWLQDLTGPETGLDLNPDWS; encoded by the exons ATGGAGACCCTGCGCAGAGTCCTGGTGTTTGTGGCCAAAGACCGGTCCAGTCCTCAGAAAGTCCAGTTCCTGCAG AGCGTGGTGGGACTTTTGGACAGTGCAGACGATGAGCTGAAGGTGAACTTTAAACTGGAGCAAAACCAGTTCATCTTGATAAAAGACTCCAGTCCCCAACAAGTCCCTCTGAGG AGACCATCCTTCTGTCCGATCAAGCACCTCTCCATCACAGAGGCTGCTGCAATCCCACTGGACGTCAGGCAGAGGGGAGTGGATGTGGGAGTGGCCATTCTGCTGCAGTCGTCCGATCAGAGGCTTCTCCTGACACGACGAGCTAAACACCTGAGAATCTTCCCCAACGTCTGGGTCCCCCCAg GTGGACATATTGAACCAGACGAGACG GTCCTGGAGGCTGGACTCCGGGAGCTGAAAGAGGAAACTGGACTCCATCTGGAGCAAGACCAGGTTCATACCCGGATCCTGGGACTTTGGGAG TCGGTGTTTCCTGCGATGTTGAGCAGAGGACTTCCTCAGAGACATCACATCGTGGTCTACATCCTCCTCATGACCCCCAGAGACCACCAGCAACTGCAG GAGGACCTGAGTCCATCGGCACTGGAGGTGAGTGCCTgtctgtgggcggagcctcgtctGATCCGAGCCGCTTTGTCCAAAGAGGACTACAGCAAAGACTCAGTCAG GGCCTATGAGGTCTCGCTGGAGGGGTCTCTCAAGGGAGTCTCGATCCCAGTCTCGGTCTTCAAGACCTCGGCTCCGGATCATGGACCGGATCTGGAGAGGATCAGCACTGGGACCAAGTATGCCCTGAGACTGTGGCTCCAGGACCTAACCGGACCTGAGACTGGACTGGATCTGAATCCGGACTGGAGCTAA